In Fusobacterium nucleatum, the genomic stretch TTAATAAATCACTTAAACTTATTATAGCTTGGTCGTGCATAAGTGGAGCTCCAACTAATGCAGCTCCTGCTATTGTTGAAGTAATTCCAGGGACAACTTCAACTTCTATTCCACTTCCCATAGCAACTTCTAACATTATTCCTGCCATACCATAAATTCCTGAATCTCCACTGCTAATTAAAGCAATATTTTCTCCTTCTTTTGCAAGTTCTAAAACTTCTTTACATCTTTCTATTTCTCTTTTCATTCCTGAAACTAAAAATTCTTTATCTGGAAATTCATCTTTAACTAAATCAACATAAGTTGTATATCCAGCTATAACATTTACATTTTTTAAAATATTATATGCTCTTATACTTATATCCTCCATATTTCCTGGTCCTATTCCTACTACATAAATTTTTCCATTACTCATATATTTCTATCTCCTCTTCATAAATTGAAATTGTTATACCATTGTATTTTTCTTTCATTACTAAAAATTTTCCATTTCCTGTTGATGATAAAAGTGCAACAGGCTCTGATACAGCTCTTACTCCAATAGTTTTTTCTACAAAATCTGAACCTTCAAATTGATTTTGAATTTTTTTTATTTCCTCTCTTGAAATTATTTCCAAATCTAAATTTAAAAATTTTGCAGCATTTATTAAGCCTTGTTCATTTTCTTTTACATCAACAGTTGCTATTTTTTTTACCGATTTTATATCCAAATTATTTTTATCTAAACAATTTTCAATAGCAGATAAAATATCTTCTGCTTTTGTATCTTTCTTACAACCTATACCTAAAATTAAATTTTTAGGATAAATTCTAGTATATTCAATATTTTTCCTATTTGATACTAAAATAAAACCATCAGCTGAATTTTTATCACTCACCTCAACATTTTTAGGTAAAAGTATATTTACTTTTTGCCCATTAACTATAAGAGATGTTACATCTTTGGCAGATTTTAAATCTTCAAGTTCTGCATTTAATTTCTGAGATATAGTATCCACTGCTATTTTACCCGTAATATCTGAACTCGTTGTGATAATAGGAACAAGTTTTAAGATATTTGCAAGTGAATATGTCAACTCATTTGCACCACCTAAATGCCCTGATAAAAGAGAAATTACAAAATGTTTTCCTTCATCTATCAAAAGCACAGCAGGGTCTTTATCTTTTGTTCCTATTAAACTTGCTATCTTTCTTATCACAATCCCACTTGCCATTATGAAAATATGTCCATCATACTGAGAAAATTTTTCATTTATATTGGAGGTAAAATCTTCTATCTGTATTGTATTTTCTACATCATATTTTCTTAAAGTAAAAACATCTATATCATAGTCTTTTAAATGTTCTTTTAACTTTTCTTTATACTCTCTTGCAATATTTCCTGCTCCTTTGGTTACAGTCCAAAATGCTAATTTCATATATTTTCCTTTCTACATATTCTCCACAAGATGTTTCCAATAATATTTTGGAAGATTACTTTGTTGAAGTTTTTTATTTTCTCTTTCTTTTATTGAAATACTTTTATGAAAAGTTTTCCAAAGCTCTGAATACTCTATTTCTTCATCACTCCATTCTATTTCAAGAGATTTTACAAAGAAAATTTCAACTTTTTTTGTGTCATAGTAAGCTATCATTTTCCTTTTTTTATCATAAATTGCAAATCTTTCTCTTTTCATTCTTTTTATGAAATGGGAAATTAGAATAGGAAGAACATTATTTTTAGGTTCAATAGTTGAAAACATCGTTCCATCTTTCATTTCTTTAAATCTTAGTAATCCAAGATATTTATGTCTTTCATTTAATACTTGCTTTATAAGTTTATTCATATGAAAAGCGTGCTCATCAAGAGAATTAAAAATTTCTTCTCCTTGTTTTAATGCTTTGTATATTGTATGAACTATTACAGTATCCTTATTTTTATCAGATGATAAAAAACATGTTTGTATATTATTTAAAAAATTTTGTGACAATTTATTGCATATAGCTTTTTCAACATGTCTAGCTTTAGAAAAATCAGTTATAACATTAATATCATCAAGTTCTAAGAGAAGTTGTTCAGTTTTAACTGTTATTCTAAGTGCATTATTTTTTCTATCTTTATATGCTATATAAATAACTGTTAGTAGTCCATCAAAACTTCCATCATAATAATAATTTGGCATTTTTCTTATATAAGATTCTCCAAGTATAAGTCTTATATTTTCACCTCATATAATTATTTAGGTTGATATAGGTAACCTATAACCCTTTATCTATTGGAGATTAAAAAGTTTTAACTGCTGCACTACTACTTTTTCTTTTTCCATAAGTACATTTCTTACAAGGTCAGGATTTTCATTTTTAAATCCTAAAAATTCTCCATTCACAGTAATAAAATATTTTGCTCTCTTTATTACTATCCCTAACTTTTTTAAATGTTCATATCTTATTGTACTATATTTTCTAGTCATAACTATACGCTTTGCTGAAGTT encodes the following:
- the cbiG gene encoding cobalt-precorrin 5A hydrolase produces the protein MKLAFWTVTKGAGNIAREYKEKLKEHLKDYDIDVFTLRKYDVENTIQIEDFTSNINEKFSQYDGHIFIMASGIVIRKIASLIGTKDKDPAVLLIDEGKHFVISLLSGHLGGANELTYSLANILKLVPIITTSSDITGKIAVDTISQKLNAELEDLKSAKDVTSLIVNGQKVNILLPKNVEVSDKNSADGFILVSNRKNIEYTRIYPKNLILGIGCKKDTKAEDILSAIENCLDKNNLDIKSVKKIATVDVKENEQGLINAAKFLNLDLEIISREEIKKIQNQFEGSDFVEKTIGVRAVSEPVALLSSTGNGKFLVMKEKYNGITISIYEEEIEIYE
- a CDS encoding TIGR03915 family putative DNA repair protein; this encodes MPNYYYDGSFDGLLTVIYIAYKDRKNNALRITVKTEQLLLELDDINVITDFSKARHVEKAICNKLSQNFLNNIQTCFLSSDKNKDTVIVHTIYKALKQGEEIFNSLDEHAFHMNKLIKQVLNERHKYLGLLRFKEMKDGTMFSTIEPKNNVLPILISHFIKRMKRERFAIYDKKRKMIAYYDTKKVEIFFVKSLEIEWSDEEIEYSELWKTFHKSISIKERENKKLQQSNLPKYYWKHLVENM
- the cobJ gene encoding precorrin-3B C(17)-methyltransferase, whose translation is MSNGKIYVVGIGPGNMEDISIRAYNILKNVNVIAGYTTYVDLVKDEFPDKEFLVSGMKREIERCKEVLELAKEGENIALISSGDSGIYGMAGIMLEVAMGSGIEVEVVPGITSTIAGAALVGAPLMHDQAIISLSDLLTDWEVIKKRLDCASQGDFVISLYNPKSKGRTEQIVEAREIMLKYKLPTTPVALLRHIGRKEENYTLTTLEDFLNYEIDMFTIVLIGNSNTYVKDGKMITPRGYEKKLKV